A genomic stretch from Antarcticibacterium flavum includes:
- a CDS encoding enoyl-CoA hydratase/isomerase family protein codes for MKFENVLEEKNDGILTITINRPSKLNALNKQTIEELHQAFTDAELDDEVKVIILTGSGEKAFVAGADISEFANFSTEEGKELAARGQEKLFDLVANFPKPVIAAVNGFALGGGLELAMAAHFRIASETAKMGLPEVSLGVIPGYGGTQRLPQLVGKGRAMEMIMTAGMIDSSQALQYNLVNHVTTPEELLEFTENIARRILKNSLVAISAAIKAVNANYEDGVNGFDREIEEFGNSFGTADFKEGTSAFLSKRKADFPGK; via the coding sequence ATGAAATTTGAGAATGTACTTGAGGAGAAAAATGATGGCATTTTAACCATTACTATAAACAGGCCTTCCAAGCTAAACGCATTAAATAAACAAACTATTGAAGAGCTTCACCAGGCCTTTACAGATGCTGAACTGGATGATGAAGTTAAGGTTATCATTTTAACAGGTAGTGGTGAGAAAGCATTCGTTGCGGGAGCAGATATAAGCGAGTTTGCCAATTTCTCTACTGAAGAAGGAAAGGAACTGGCGGCAAGGGGACAGGAAAAACTTTTTGATTTGGTAGCCAATTTCCCAAAGCCGGTAATCGCGGCGGTGAATGGTTTTGCGCTTGGCGGCGGACTTGAACTTGCGATGGCTGCTCATTTTCGAATTGCAAGTGAAACAGCAAAGATGGGATTACCTGAAGTTTCACTGGGAGTTATTCCGGGATATGGCGGGACCCAACGACTACCACAACTGGTAGGTAAGGGAAGGGCTATGGAAATGATCATGACAGCAGGAATGATAGATTCCAGCCAGGCCCTGCAGTATAACCTTGTGAACCACGTTACTACCCCAGAGGAGCTGCTGGAATTTACAGAAAATATAGCACGCAGGATCCTTAAGAATTCCCTGGTCGCAATAAGTGCAGCTATTAAAGCCGTGAACGCCAATTATGAAGATGGGGTAAACGGGTTTGACCGGGAAATCGAAGAATTTGGAAACTCCTTTGGCACAGCCGATTTCAAGGAGGGCACGAGCGCGTTTTTGAGCAAAAGAAAAGCCGATTTTCCCGGAAAATAG
- a CDS encoding PA0069 family radical SAM protein, with translation MSNGDEIIKGRGAQLNVGNRFDAHSHELRDDFLNYCAVEGEEARASGTTLTDTFPKTIVNKVTSPDIRMGYSLNPYQGCEHGCVYCYARNSHEYWGYSAGLDFEQKILVKRNAVALLEKKLRSKSWEAEPIVLSGNTDCYQPIEKKLEITRSLLQCFLKYKHPVGIITKNALVQRDMDILKELAADNLVQVNISITSLEETTRRLLEPRTASVKKRLETVRKLSEANIPVSVMMAPIIPGINSHEILPLVKAISENGAQGVGYTMVRLNGAIGGIFTDWIKKAMPHRAEKVLHQIAECHGGNLNDSRFGRRMKGEGNIAEQVEQQFRIARKKYFKDKGIMPLNCELHREYKDGQMKLF, from the coding sequence ATGAGCAATGGAGATGAAATAATAAAAGGCAGGGGAGCACAGTTGAATGTAGGGAACAGGTTTGATGCTCATAGCCACGAACTGCGGGATGATTTCCTCAATTATTGTGCAGTAGAAGGGGAAGAGGCCAGGGCGTCGGGAACGACCTTAACAGACACTTTTCCTAAGACCATTGTAAATAAGGTCACCAGTCCCGATATACGAATGGGTTATTCCCTTAATCCCTACCAGGGCTGTGAGCATGGATGTGTATACTGCTATGCGAGGAATTCTCATGAGTACTGGGGTTATAGTGCAGGCCTGGATTTTGAGCAAAAGATCCTTGTTAAGAGGAATGCCGTGGCGCTGCTGGAAAAGAAACTGCGCAGCAAGAGCTGGGAGGCAGAGCCTATAGTACTTTCAGGAAATACAGATTGTTACCAGCCTATAGAAAAAAAGCTGGAGATCACCCGTAGCTTATTGCAGTGCTTTTTGAAGTACAAACATCCAGTAGGTATAATTACCAAGAATGCATTAGTACAGCGGGATATGGATATATTAAAAGAGTTGGCTGCAGATAACCTGGTGCAGGTGAATATTTCTATTACCTCCCTTGAAGAGACTACCCGCAGGTTACTGGAGCCTCGCACTGCCAGTGTGAAAAAACGCCTGGAAACCGTAAGAAAACTTTCTGAGGCCAATATACCGGTAAGTGTGATGATGGCACCCATCATTCCCGGGATCAACAGTCATGAGATCCTACCTTTGGTAAAAGCGATCTCAGAAAATGGCGCTCAAGGAGTGGGTTATACAATGGTTCGGTTAAATGGAGCCATAGGAGGAATTTTTACAGACTGGATAAAAAAAGCCATGCCTCACCGGGCAGAAAAGGTACTGCACCAAATAGCGGAATGCCACGGTGGGAATTTGAATGACAGCCGCTTTGGCAGGAGGATGAAAGGAGAAGGTAACATAGCAGAACAAGTGGAACAACAGTTTCGAATTGCAAGAAAGAAGTATTTTAAGGATAAGGGTATAATGCCTTTGAATTGTGAACTTCACAGGGAGTATAAGGATGGGCAAATGAAATTGTTCTAG
- a CDS encoding CopD family protein translates to MEYYQYLKALHLIFVITWFAGLFYIPRLFVYHIEAADKKEPERSILTTQLKMMTRRLWYIITWPSAILATGFALWLLVLMPFWLEQDWMLVKLGFVVLLFIYHFKCHLIFKEFQQDVIKWTSNGMRLFNEGATIILFAVIFLVILRNALDWIYGVIGIILLSVILMLGFKMYQRIRSGNPNA, encoded by the coding sequence CTGGAATATTATCAATACTTAAAGGCTTTACATCTAATTTTTGTTATCACCTGGTTTGCCGGGCTTTTTTATATTCCTCGATTATTTGTTTATCATATAGAAGCTGCAGATAAGAAGGAACCGGAACGCTCTATCCTCACCACCCAGCTTAAAATGATGACCAGGCGGTTGTGGTACATCATCACCTGGCCCTCGGCTATCCTCGCAACGGGTTTTGCTTTATGGTTGCTTGTATTAATGCCTTTTTGGCTGGAGCAGGACTGGATGCTGGTGAAATTGGGTTTCGTGGTATTGTTATTTATCTATCATTTCAAGTGCCACCTCATTTTCAAAGAATTCCAGCAAGATGTTATTAAATGGACCTCCAATGGAATGAGGTTGTTTAATGAAGGTGCAACGATCATTCTTTTTGCAGTGATCTTTCTTGTGATATTGCGAAATGCCCTGGATTGGATCTATGGAGTAATAGGGATTATATTGCTTTCTGTTATTTTAATGCTTGGCTTTAAGATGTATCAAAGAATCAGGTCAGGAAATCCTAATGCATAA
- a CDS encoding sensor histidine kinase → MRLIKLSLRNRIFISMILLVLGASILIVGVTVYQYKQESEAYHRERLERKEQAIRENIKFVLASTTHVVNTQNLPVIMKDRQKIHEISQVHDMQLNIYDLSGKLLIQSNESFFRDTSNDQIPPQVLKELESSSRKRYLRRSEVNGQVFQSSYSYLNDNQFKPLAILYLPYLQDDELLQKDLNDFLMKMAEVYLFMLVLAILLSYFLSKYITKSLKMVSEKIVETRLDKKNQKIEIENASEEIYTLVAAYNSMIDDLEESAVKLATGEREQAWREMAKQVAHEIKNPLTPMRLSVQSFQRNFDPNDPEIKMKVEEYSNTLIHQIDTMSAIASAFSNFAKMPAQQNEILNVPKIVKLALDIFNEEYIIFSTEKEEILAKFDRTQLIRVVTNLVKNATQALQDIPDPKILVRVEEVEDMVSITVSDNGVGIAEENKEKVFEPKFTTKSSGMGLGLAMVKNLVETYGGSITFTSKRNKGTIFTVKFPK, encoded by the coding sequence ATGAGGCTTATCAAACTTTCCCTTAGAAACAGAATTTTCATTTCCATGATCCTGTTGGTTTTGGGTGCTTCAATTTTGATCGTGGGGGTGACTGTTTATCAATATAAACAAGAGAGTGAAGCCTATCACCGGGAACGTTTGGAAAGAAAGGAGCAGGCCATAAGGGAAAACATAAAATTTGTTCTGGCCAGCACGACTCATGTGGTGAATACTCAAAATTTACCTGTGATCATGAAAGACCGGCAAAAGATCCATGAGATCTCCCAGGTTCATGATATGCAACTCAATATCTATGATCTTTCGGGTAAATTGCTCATCCAGTCCAACGAATCTTTCTTTCGTGACACCTCAAATGATCAAATCCCTCCCCAGGTCCTCAAAGAACTTGAATCTTCTTCAAGAAAAAGATATTTAAGAAGGAGCGAGGTAAACGGTCAGGTTTTCCAGTCCTCCTACTCCTATTTAAATGATAACCAGTTCAAGCCGCTGGCTATACTTTATCTTCCCTACCTGCAGGATGATGAATTACTTCAAAAGGACCTTAATGATTTCCTTATGAAAATGGCTGAGGTCTATTTATTCATGTTGGTCCTGGCTATCCTGCTGTCCTATTTCCTGTCAAAATACATTACCAAATCCCTGAAAATGGTTTCTGAGAAGATCGTGGAAACCCGGCTTGACAAAAAGAACCAAAAGATCGAGATCGAGAACGCATCTGAAGAAATATATACCCTGGTGGCTGCCTATAACAGTATGATCGATGATCTTGAAGAAAGTGCTGTGAAACTGGCCACAGGTGAGCGGGAGCAGGCGTGGCGGGAAATGGCAAAACAGGTAGCACATGAGATCAAGAACCCGCTTACCCCCATGAGGCTAAGTGTACAAAGCTTCCAGAGAAATTTTGACCCCAATGATCCTGAAATTAAGATGAAGGTTGAGGAATATAGCAATACCCTCATTCATCAAATTGATACAATGAGTGCCATAGCATCTGCCTTTTCCAATTTCGCCAAAATGCCTGCGCAGCAAAATGAGATCCTTAATGTTCCAAAGATAGTAAAGCTGGCTTTGGATATTTTTAATGAAGAATATATCATCTTCTCTACAGAAAAAGAGGAGATCCTGGCAAAATTTGATCGCACCCAGCTCATTAGGGTTGTGACAAATCTGGTTAAAAATGCCACCCAGGCCCTGCAGGATATACCAGATCCTAAAATCCTTGTGAGAGTAGAGGAGGTAGAGGATATGGTGAGTATAACCGTAAGTGATAACGGCGTAGGTATAGCCGAAGAGAATAAAGAAAAGGTTTTTGAGCCTAAGTTCACTACCAAATCCAGTGGGATGGGTCTTGGACTTGCAATGGTTAAGAACCTTGTAGAGACCTATGGAGGTAGTATCACATTTACTTCAAAAAGAAATAAAGGGACTATCTTTACTGTAAAGTTTCCTAAATAA